The following are from one region of the Banduia mediterranea genome:
- a CDS encoding SDR family NAD(P)-dependent oxidoreductase, producing MRTFPQQRLVVIGGGNGLGRACALHFARAGWRVLVSDLDPADAQDTADRIVSAGGSAVACVCDVRDERALAAVAESAQRHWGGSDVWINNAGVSRSKAVPELSIDEWRHQLDTNLLGCARSTQVALAALDRVGGGHIVNVAGHISSGSKLETAADSATRAAIIEWSLTLRACLRGRAIGLSVACGPAFADRLAAEVFHAVMRNRFLITAERGHRWQNWRRHLPA from the coding sequence TTGCGTACATTCCCCCAGCAGCGTCTGGTCGTCATCGGCGGCGGCAATGGTCTCGGCCGCGCCTGCGCGCTGCACTTCGCGCGCGCCGGCTGGCGCGTGCTGGTCAGCGACCTGGATCCGGCCGATGCCCAGGACACTGCGGACCGCATCGTCAGCGCCGGCGGCTCCGCCGTGGCCTGTGTCTGCGACGTGCGCGACGAGCGCGCCCTGGCCGCGGTGGCGGAATCGGCGCAGCGCCATTGGGGCGGTTCGGATGTATGGATCAACAACGCCGGCGTCTCCCGCAGCAAGGCCGTCCCCGAGCTGAGCATCGACGAATGGCGCCACCAGCTCGATACCAATCTGCTTGGCTGCGCGCGCAGCACCCAGGTGGCGCTGGCGGCGCTGGATCGCGTCGGCGGCGGGCATATCGTCAATGTCGCCGGCCACATCAGCAGCGGCAGCAAACTCGAAACTGCGGCCGACAGCGCGACCCGTGCCGCCATCATCGAGTGGTCCCTGACCCTGCGTGCGTGCCTGCGGGGACGCGCCATCGGCCTCAGCGTCGCCTGCGGCCCCGCTTTCGCGGACCGGCTCGCCGCCGAGGTCTTTCATGCGGTCATGCGCAACCGCTTCCTCATCACCGCTGAGCGCGGCCATCGCTGGCAGAACTGGCGGCGGCACCTGCCCGCCTGA
- a CDS encoding acylphosphatase: MASSYRFIVTGRVQGVFFRQSTQQTAQRLGLQGWVRNDLDGSVEGLVAGEAEALEAFRIWLAEGPPRARVDSVQWQPGIQAVDSAGFEVRS; encoded by the coding sequence ATGGCTTCATCTTATCGCTTCATCGTGACCGGCCGGGTACAGGGCGTGTTTTTTCGCCAGTCGACGCAGCAGACGGCGCAGCGTCTCGGCCTGCAGGGCTGGGTCCGCAATGACCTGGACGGCTCGGTCGAAGGCCTCGTCGCCGGTGAAGCCGAGGCGCTGGAGGCGTTTCGTATCTGGCTGGCGGAGGGTCCGCCGCGAGCGCGCGTGGACTCGGTGCAATGGCAGCCTGGCATTCAAGCAGTGGACTCGGCAGGCTTCGAGGTTCGGTCCTAG